One Malaclemys terrapin pileata isolate rMalTer1 chromosome 9, rMalTer1.hap1, whole genome shotgun sequence DNA window includes the following coding sequences:
- the LOC128843275 gene encoding G-protein coupled receptor 83-like isoform X1, protein MTRPLHQSFPYFPQVTGVLEEFDHSSSLANLMSIYQAANRTAFNWTDSRIVEWEKFAELAKYEPESQKPTVKALLIVAYSVIIIISLFGNMLVCHVVIKNKRTHSATSLFIVNLAVSDIMITLLNTPFTLVRFVNSTWVFGKAMCHISRFVQYCSLHVSTLTLTAIALDRHQVILNPLKQRMSLTRGALSISVIWLMATCFSLPHAIYQKLFQYNYREATVRSLCLPDFPEPAELVWKYLDLSTFLLLYLLPLLIITITYTHLAKKLWLRNAIGDITTQQYITHHKNKKKSIKMLVLVVVVFAVCWFPLNCYVVLISSLGIKTKNSLYFALHWFAMSSTCYNPFIYCWLNESFRSELKSLLSMCQKVPQTQDNVLPAVIMAYREAWIEQARYKQRPSSQSIRSTTNVQTVNTDL, encoded by the exons ATGACTCGCCCCCTACATCAGTCATTTCCCTACTTTCCCCAGGTCACAGGAGTTTTGGAGGAGTTCGACCATAGCTCTTCCTTGGCCAATCTCATGTCAATCTACCAGGCAGCCAACAGGACAGCCTTCAACTGGACAGACAGTCGGATTGTTGAGTGGGAGAAGTTTGCTGAGCTGGCCAAGTATGAACCAGAGTCCCAGAAGCCGACAGTGAAAGCTCTTCTAATTGTGGCATACTCAGTTATCATCATCATATCCCTGTTTGGCAACATGCTGGTCTGCCACGTGGTGATCAAGAACAAGAGGACGCACTCAGCCACCAGTCTCTTCATTGTCAACCTGGCAGTGTCCGATATCATGATCACTCTGCTCAACACTCCTTTCACTCTG GTTCGGTTTGTGAACAGCACGTGGGTCTTTGGAAAGGCCATGTGTCATATCAGCCGCTTCGTGCAGTACTGCTCTCTTCATGTCTCCACACTCACCCTGACAGCCATAGCTCTGGACAGACATCAG GTTATTCTGAACCCACTAAAGCAAAGGATGTCACTAACAAGAGGAGCGCTGAGTATTTCTGTTATCTGGCTGATGGCAACctgcttctccctgccccacGCAATCTATCAGAAGCTTTTCCAGTACAACTACCG ggaAGCTACTGTCCGGAGTTTGTGTCTTCCTGATTTTCCTGAGCCTGCAGAACTGGTGTGGAAATACTTGGACCTttccaccttcctcctcctctacctCTTGCCCCTTTTGATCATCACCATCACCTACACACACCTGGCCAAGAAGCTGTGGCTGCGCAATGCCATTGGGGACATCACCACGCAGCAGTACATCACTCACCACAAGAACAAGAAGAAGAGTATCAAGATGCTGGTGTTGGTTGTGGTGGTCTTTGCTGTCTGCTGGTTCCCACTCAACTGTTACGTAGTGCTCATCTCCAGCCTTGGCATCAAGACCAAAAACTCCCTCTATTTTGCTCTGCACTGGTTTGCCATGAGCAGCACTTGCTATAACCCTTTCATTTACTGCTGGCTGAACGAGAGCTTCCGCTCAGAGCTCAAGTCCTTACTCAGCATGTGCCAGAAGGTCCCACAAACACAAGACAATGTGTTGCCAGCTGTGATCATGGCCTATCGAGAGGCATGGATCGAGCAAGCCAGGTACAAGCAGAGGCCTTCCTCACAGAGCATTCGCTCCACCACAAATGTGCAGACAGTCAACACAGATTTGTGA
- the LOC128843275 gene encoding G-protein coupled receptor 83-like isoform X2, producing MSIYQAANRTAFNWTDSRIVEWEKFAELAKYEPESQKPTVKALLIVAYSVIIIISLFGNMLVCHVVIKNKRTHSATSLFIVNLAVSDIMITLLNTPFTLVRFVNSTWVFGKAMCHISRFVQYCSLHVSTLTLTAIALDRHQVILNPLKQRMSLTRGALSISVIWLMATCFSLPHAIYQKLFQYNYREATVRSLCLPDFPEPAELVWKYLDLSTFLLLYLLPLLIITITYTHLAKKLWLRNAIGDITTQQYITHHKNKKKSIKMLVLVVVVFAVCWFPLNCYVVLISSLGIKTKNSLYFALHWFAMSSTCYNPFIYCWLNESFRSELKSLLSMCQKVPQTQDNVLPAVIMAYREAWIEQARYKQRPSSQSIRSTTNVQTVNTDL from the exons ATGTCAATCTACCAGGCAGCCAACAGGACAGCCTTCAACTGGACAGACAGTCGGATTGTTGAGTGGGAGAAGTTTGCTGAGCTGGCCAAGTATGAACCAGAGTCCCAGAAGCCGACAGTGAAAGCTCTTCTAATTGTGGCATACTCAGTTATCATCATCATATCCCTGTTTGGCAACATGCTGGTCTGCCACGTGGTGATCAAGAACAAGAGGACGCACTCAGCCACCAGTCTCTTCATTGTCAACCTGGCAGTGTCCGATATCATGATCACTCTGCTCAACACTCCTTTCACTCTG GTTCGGTTTGTGAACAGCACGTGGGTCTTTGGAAAGGCCATGTGTCATATCAGCCGCTTCGTGCAGTACTGCTCTCTTCATGTCTCCACACTCACCCTGACAGCCATAGCTCTGGACAGACATCAG GTTATTCTGAACCCACTAAAGCAAAGGATGTCACTAACAAGAGGAGCGCTGAGTATTTCTGTTATCTGGCTGATGGCAACctgcttctccctgccccacGCAATCTATCAGAAGCTTTTCCAGTACAACTACCG ggaAGCTACTGTCCGGAGTTTGTGTCTTCCTGATTTTCCTGAGCCTGCAGAACTGGTGTGGAAATACTTGGACCTttccaccttcctcctcctctacctCTTGCCCCTTTTGATCATCACCATCACCTACACACACCTGGCCAAGAAGCTGTGGCTGCGCAATGCCATTGGGGACATCACCACGCAGCAGTACATCACTCACCACAAGAACAAGAAGAAGAGTATCAAGATGCTGGTGTTGGTTGTGGTGGTCTTTGCTGTCTGCTGGTTCCCACTCAACTGTTACGTAGTGCTCATCTCCAGCCTTGGCATCAAGACCAAAAACTCCCTCTATTTTGCTCTGCACTGGTTTGCCATGAGCAGCACTTGCTATAACCCTTTCATTTACTGCTGGCTGAACGAGAGCTTCCGCTCAGAGCTCAAGTCCTTACTCAGCATGTGCCAGAAGGTCCCACAAACACAAGACAATGTGTTGCCAGCTGTGATCATGGCCTATCGAGAGGCATGGATCGAGCAAGCCAGGTACAAGCAGAGGCCTTCCTCACAGAGCATTCGCTCCACCACAAATGTGCAGACAGTCAACACAGATTTGTGA